One Molothrus aeneus isolate 106 chromosome 6, BPBGC_Maene_1.0, whole genome shotgun sequence genomic window carries:
- the AKAP5 gene encoding A-kinase anchor protein 5 produces MVKAAKEIEMENPREAETPSTGATCSPPEEQAKKPSMLCFKKRKKSCKKGLTVKDACEGASEEKSQCVSTEQEEAKTSNPSRSSKGTWAAIKNLARPQRRQKSSSRKKVPSDSQVQLEVDAEESCAQDLPKKRASSGVKMPCVRFSRGKKKPSPSEAVEESEGSVQANEVMGVVNKAIEEPEDLAPTDKSESLSPVSAQEEQDTVKQEQHRIKEDQGTRKKDQDTIKKDQDSVKEDNHTAKESDTSVGKSEPLTEPTRDAEHSECTVQLEITSSETFDETAQDKLQEGSLPPTTDDVEGREVAPEAPASKDQPDTAPEITECQEIPSVCKEMPERDELEKSINLSQECKAEETVTAFSELASRGDAASVQEAASVQDAASVKDATSVQDSASVQEAANVQDAVSVKDAASVQEAANVQDATSVKDAASVQEAASVQEAVSVKDAVSVQEAVSVKDAVSVQEAVSVKDAVSVQEAVSVKDAVSVQEAVSVKDAVSVPEAANVQEAASVQEAVSVKDAVSVKDAVSVQEAVIVKDAVSVKDAVSVQEAANVQEAANVQEAVSVKDAVSVKDAVSVQEAASVQEAASVQDAASVQDAERVKDTANVQDAASMKDAASVQEAASMQDATSVRDAESAQEAASVQEAVSVQEAESVKDAESVQDTASLQDAASVQETASAQDAASVKDAAGVQEAASVEDAAGVQEAASVEDAAGVQEAASVQECSSRQILEANAGAGVSIVITITEAEDSDNTDSDQAYEPSPVLHQKKQKGNKKSNRNTDVGQKEGPEAGGGPQAEEKGLGDQGHRTGEQYELLLIETASSLVKAAIQSSIEQLVNEMALEQNKHNSFL; encoded by the coding sequence ATGGTGAAGGCAGCCAAGGAAATTGAAATGGAGAACCCAAGAGAGGCAGAgactcccagcacaggagccacATGTTCCCCACCAGAggaacaagcaaaaaaaccctccatgCTCTGTTTTAAGAAACGGAAGAAGTCCTGTAAGAAGGGGCTGACTGTGAAGGATGCATGTGAAGGAGCCTCAGAGGAGAAAAGCCAATGTGTCAGCACTGAGCAAGAGGAGGCCAAAACTTCCAATCCATCACGATCCTCCAAGGGAACCTGGGCAGCCATCAAAAACCTCGCCAGGCCTCAGAGAAGGCAGAAGTCCTCCTCACGGAAGAAGGTACCCTCTGATTCCCAAGTGCAGCTGGAGGTGGATGCTGAGGAGAGCTGTGCACAAGACCTCCCAAAGAAACGGGCGAGCTCTGGGGTGAAGATGCCCTGTGTGAGGTTCTCCAGAGgtaagaaaaaacccagccccTCAGAAGCAGTGGAGGAGTCAGAGGGCAGTGTTCAAGCAAATGAAGTGATGGGTGTTGTGAATAAGGCTATTGAAGAGCCAGAGGATTTGGCCCCGACAGACAAATCTGAATCCCTCAGCCCAGTCtctgcacaggaggagcaggataCAGTGAAGCAGGAGCAGCATAGAATAAAGGAGGACCAGGGTACAAGGAAGAAGGACCAGGATACAATAAAAAAGGACCAGGATTCAGTGAAAGAGGACAACCATACAGCAAAGGAAAGTGACACCTCTGTTGGGAAGAGTGAGCCCTTGACAGAGCCCACACGGGATGCAGAACATTCAGAGTGCACTGTTCAGCTGGAGATAACCAGTTCAGAGACATTTGATGAAACAGCCCAGGACAAACTGCAGGAAGGGAGTCTGCCCCCAACCACTGACGATGTGGAGGGCAGGGAAGTTGCTCCCGAAGCGCCTGCTTCTAAAGATCAACCTGACACTGCCCCTGAAATCACAGAGTGCCAGGAAATCCCCAGTGTCTGCAAAGAGATGCCTGAAAGGGATGAATTGGAAAAGAGCATAAATCTTTCTCAGGAGTGCAAAGCTGAGGAGACTGTAACTGCTTTCAGTGAGTTGGCATCCAGAGGTGATGCAGCGAGTGTACAGGAGGCAGCAAGTGTGCAGGATGCAGCAAGTGTGAAGGATGCCACAAGTGTGCAGGATTCAGCGAGTGTGCAAGAGGCAGCAAATGTGCAGGATGCAGTAAGTGTGAAGGATGCAGCGAGTGTGCAAGAGGCAGCAAATGTACAGGATGCCACAAGTGTGAAGGATGCAGCGAGTGTGCAAGAGGCAGCAAGTGTGCAGGAGGCAGTAAGTGTGAAGGATGCAGTGAGTGTGCAGGAGGCAGTAAGTGTGAAGGATGCAGTGAGTGTGCAGGAGGCAGTAAGTGTGAAGGATGCAGTGAGTGTGCAGGAGGCAGTAAGTGTGAAGGATGCAGTGAGTGTGCAGGAGGCAGTAAGTGTGAAGGATGCAGTGAGTGTGCCGGAGGCAGCAAATGTGCAAGAGGCAGCAAGTGTGCAGGAGGCAGTAAGTGTGAAGGATGCAGTGAGTGTGAAGGATGCAGTGAGTGTGCAGGAGGCAGTAATTGTGAAGGATGCAGTGAGTGTGAAGGATGCAGTGAGTGTGCAGGAGGCAGCAAATGTGCAGGAGGCAGCAAATGTGCAGGAGGCAGTAAGTGTGAAGGATGCAGTGAGTGTGAAGGATGCAGTGAGTGTGCAGGAGGCAGCAAGTGTGCAGGAGGCAGCAAGTGTACAGGATGCAGCAAGTGTGCAGGATGCAGAGAGGGTGAAGGACACAGCAAATGTGCAGGATGCAGCAAGCATGAAGGATGCAGCAAGTGTGCAGGAAGCAGCAAGCATGCAGGATGCCACAAGTGTGCGGGATGCAGAGAGTGCACAGGAGGCAGCAAGTGTGCAGGAAGCAGTGAGTGTGCAGGAGGCAGAGAGTGTGAAGGATGCAGAGAGTGTGCAAGATACAGCAAGCCTGCAGGATGCAGCAAGTGTGCAGGAGACAGCGAGTGCCCAGGATGCAGCAAGCGTGAAGGATGCAGCAGGTGTGCAAGAGGCAGCAAGTGTGGAGGATGCAGCAGGTGTGCAAGAGGCAGCAAGTGTGGAGGATGCAGCAGGTGTGCAAGAGGCAGCAAGTGTGCAGGAATGCTCCAGCCGTCAGATACTAGAAGCAAATGCAGGCGCTGGTGTCAGCATCGTCATCACCATCACCGAAGCTGAGGACTCTGACAACACCGACTCTGACCAGGCCTATGAGCCGTCCCCAGTTTTgcaccaaaaaaagcaaaaagggaataaaaagtcTAACAGGAACACTGATGTTGGTCAAAAAGAGGGCCCTGAGGCTGGTGGTGGTCCccaggcagaggagaaaggTCTGGGTGACCAGGGGCACAGAACTGGAGAGCAGTACGAGCTGCTCCTCATAGAAACCGCCTCCTCCCTCGTGAAGGCAGCCATTCAGTCATCCATAGAGCAGCTGGTCAACGAAATGGCCCTGGAACAGAATAAGCACAACAGCTTTCTGTGA